One window from the genome of Pseudomonas fluorescens encodes:
- the gcvA gene encoding transcriptional regulator GcvA, whose amino-acid sequence MRNLPPSSSLRAFEAATRHATFTAAAEELHVTQSAVSHQLKHLEQLWGLQLFHRGNSLHLTSAGAALAPIVREFFMKLEATLADLREQNGRQRLSVSTTYSFALKWLLPRLPDLAQAHPEILLTLDSTDSPINFSTTDPDVAIRLGNGHFPSLFSEFLFREQIFPVASPALLARFGTPQTAAELLRYPLLTRDGAALVPKWEQWFAQVGVEVTTLKESIRYADTNMTIEAALLGHGIALARSGHVEAELNDGRLERLFELPCASPLAYYFVCPKGIETQPHITGFRRWLVTQALDAQHAYT is encoded by the coding sequence ATGCGAAACCTTCCTCCTTCTTCGAGCCTGCGCGCCTTTGAAGCCGCTACGCGGCACGCCACGTTCACCGCGGCAGCAGAGGAGTTGCATGTCACACAGAGCGCAGTGAGCCACCAGCTCAAACATTTGGAACAGCTCTGGGGATTGCAACTGTTTCATCGCGGTAACTCGCTGCACCTGACCTCGGCAGGCGCAGCGCTTGCGCCCATCGTGCGGGAGTTTTTCATGAAGCTCGAGGCCACCCTGGCCGATTTGCGCGAGCAAAACGGGCGGCAGCGGCTGAGCGTGAGCACGACCTATTCTTTCGCCTTGAAGTGGTTGCTGCCCAGGCTTCCTGATTTGGCGCAAGCGCATCCGGAAATCCTGCTTACCCTGGACAGCACCGATAGCCCCATCAACTTCTCGACGACAGACCCGGACGTGGCTATCCGCCTGGGCAACGGGCATTTCCCTTCGCTGTTTTCAGAATTCCTGTTCCGCGAGCAGATTTTCCCAGTCGCCAGCCCAGCGTTGCTCGCCCGCTTTGGTACGCCTCAAACGGCCGCCGAATTGCTGCGCTATCCACTGCTTACGCGCGATGGTGCAGCGTTGGTGCCGAAATGGGAGCAGTGGTTTGCCCAGGTGGGCGTCGAGGTCACGACCTTGAAGGAAAGCATTCGCTACGCAGATACCAATATGACCATCGAGGCGGCGCTCTTGGGACACGGTATCGCGCTGGCACGCAGCGGGCATGTCGAAGCCGAGCTCAATGACGGCCGTCTTGAAAGGCTTTTCGAACTGCCGTGCGCGTCGCCCCTGGCGTATTACTTCGTATGCCCCAAGGGGATCGAGACTCAGCCTCATATCACCGGCTTTCGTCGTTGGCTGGTTACCCAGGCCCTGGACGCTCAGCACGCTTATACATGA
- a CDS encoding aliphatic sulfonate ABC transporter substrate-binding protein, giving the protein MSRLINHPRAILHHPALTGLVVALVLSTLALPAQARETLRIGYQKSSTLITLLKTQGKLDKALAQADIEVSWHEFPSGLPLLEALNVGNVDVSADVADTVPIFAQAAQAKLTYFAQEAPSPSAQAIVVAKDSPLQQLADLKGKKVAVTKAAGAHYLLIAALNKAGLKFSDIQPAYLSPADGRAAFENHKVDAWVTWEPFLSGVQRQLPTRTLADGSGLASYKRYYLTSTPYAKAHPEVLKVVYEQLQDAGNWIKNHPRDAAQVLGPLWGNLDVETVEAANAHRSYQVQPVKADQLDEQQKIADAFFAAGLLPKSVDARDVGIWAP; this is encoded by the coding sequence ATGTCAAGACTCATCAACCATCCCCGGGCGATATTGCATCACCCCGCTCTGACCGGCCTGGTCGTTGCACTGGTCCTCTCCACTCTTGCGCTCCCGGCCCAGGCTCGGGAAACCCTGCGCATCGGTTACCAGAAATCATCGACCCTGATTACGCTGCTGAAAACCCAAGGCAAACTGGACAAGGCGCTCGCCCAGGCAGACATCGAAGTGAGCTGGCACGAGTTCCCCAGCGGCCTGCCACTGCTGGAAGCATTGAATGTCGGTAATGTCGACGTCAGTGCCGACGTGGCCGATACCGTGCCGATATTCGCTCAGGCCGCGCAGGCCAAGCTGACTTACTTCGCACAGGAAGCCCCCTCGCCCTCGGCCCAGGCCATTGTCGTGGCCAAGGATTCCCCCTTGCAGCAACTGGCGGATCTGAAAGGCAAGAAAGTCGCTGTCACCAAGGCGGCGGGCGCCCACTACCTGTTGATCGCGGCCCTGAACAAGGCAGGCCTGAAGTTCTCGGACATCCAACCAGCCTACCTGTCCCCCGCGGATGGCCGGGCGGCATTCGAGAATCATAAAGTCGATGCCTGGGTCACATGGGAACCGTTCCTCAGCGGTGTGCAGCGGCAGCTACCAACGCGAACCCTGGCTGACGGCAGCGGGCTGGCCAGCTACAAGCGTTATTACCTGACCAGCACCCCCTACGCCAAGGCTCACCCTGAAGTGCTGAAGGTGGTATACGAGCAACTGCAGGACGCTGGCAACTGGATCAAGAACCATCCCCGCGACGCGGCGCAGGTCCTGGGCCCGTTGTGGGGCAATCTCGATGTGGAAACGGTCGAAGCGGCCAACGCCCACCGCAGTTACCAGGTACAACCGGTAAAAGCCGACCAACTGGATGAACAGCAGAAAATCGCCGATGCCTTTTTCGCCGCCGGGCTGTTGCCCAAGTCGGTGGATGCCCGCGATGTGGGAATCTGGGCACCTTGA
- a CDS encoding DMT family transporter, which yields MPLHIICLVLFAALLHASWNAMLRGGADRLWSMTIMCIAIALASVIVAVLLAPPARASWFCVGLSAVLHVGYNLFLVRSYKSGDLGQTYPIARGVSPILIVLAASLFADERVAPSGLLGIALVSTGILSLAYTGRRRTLPDLPYALGTGFFIAAYSVVDGIGVRLSGAPMAYTAWMCLLWGVMMPLVYIGLRDARSLFALRPGITVAFAGGLVSLLAYGVVIYAMAHAPMGAVSALRETSVMFAALIGYAFLGEALTLRKLLACAVIALGTLVIG from the coding sequence ATGCCCTTACACATCATCTGCCTCGTCCTGTTCGCCGCGCTGCTACACGCCAGTTGGAATGCCATGCTGCGTGGGGGAGCCGACCGTTTGTGGTCCATGACCATCATGTGCATAGCGATAGCCTTGGCGAGCGTCATCGTGGCGGTGCTGCTGGCACCGCCCGCCCGTGCCAGCTGGTTTTGCGTCGGACTCTCCGCGGTATTGCACGTGGGTTACAACCTGTTCCTGGTGCGCAGTTACAAGTCCGGCGACCTGGGCCAGACCTATCCAATCGCCCGTGGTGTATCCCCGATCCTGATTGTCCTGGCCGCTTCGCTGTTCGCGGACGAGCGCGTGGCGCCGAGTGGACTGCTGGGTATTGCGTTGGTGTCGACCGGAATCCTCTCGCTGGCTTATACCGGGCGCCGGCGGACGTTGCCTGACTTGCCCTATGCACTGGGGACTGGTTTTTTCATTGCCGCCTACAGCGTTGTCGATGGCATAGGTGTTCGCCTCTCCGGGGCGCCAATGGCCTACACCGCCTGGATGTGCCTGTTGTGGGGCGTGATGATGCCCCTGGTTTATATCGGACTGCGAGATGCCAGGAGCCTCTTTGCCTTGCGACCAGGTATCACCGTGGCCTTCGCTGGCGGGCTGGTTTCATTGCTGGCCTACGGCGTCGTGATCTATGCCATGGCCCATGCCCCGATGGGGGCGGTGTCCGCCCTGCGCGAAACCAGTGTCATGTTCGCCGCTTTGATCGGGTACGCATTTCTTGGCGAAGCATTGACCTTGCGCAAGCTGTTGGCCTGCGCCGTCATTGCCCTCGGTACGCTGGTGATCGGCTGA
- a CDS encoding TonB-dependent receptor, which translates to MHDTFTSNRLALAVSLALFGLSAHAEENTQEGALPVVTVTAEHRSEDLQKAPLAISAFDENALEDKQIKSIRDLSGQVPNLTLSRQSISYSAQTYGIRGIGETDPIQEAAVAVYADDLYIPRAISSMLDFNDVERVEVLRGPQGTLYGRNSSAGAIRVITRDPTQETRGFFELGAGNYNARNGRLLISGPLVDNALFGSFSAIRLTRDGTVSNPTRGEDVNNVDLQSYRGKLRFNPIDSPWDVQLTLAGTFDRGDTTSYTPFDADGHFDKFKSYSSLNPKNRLDQGSSVLRAIYTLDDHLSFKSVTAYSAFNQPVDYDNSGQAALIQNSLITYKQDYATQEFQLNGDYDDFSFSTGLYLYREKFDAERDSLTYSIARNRVIGQGQYSTTDTESYALYGQGSYKVTQQLSLIAGLRFTREHKNFDYTNYVVNTDRQITGTNFSANSSKSWQSTSPKLGFEYAWTPHLNQYAYVAKGFKAGGYDNRAPTQAAAEQAFSPEDVTTWETGFKGDFFDRRLRANLALFYNDYKDLQTNAYDPALGVSLRTNVGQAHTYGVELETLSALTNDLQLTFNLGYLQSQYDDFENASGAGIDANGKQLVYSPRWNTSVGLNYTIPAGLPGTWLAGTDAQFQTKSYANALNDDVQEIPQQTFWNANTRYISGDGHWTTTLSVKNLLDRAYPQAVGYVPASGARYYSVNDPRTLLLSVRYDL; encoded by the coding sequence ATGCACGACACCTTCACTTCAAACCGCTTGGCACTGGCCGTATCGCTGGCCTTGTTCGGGCTGTCGGCCCACGCCGAAGAAAACACCCAGGAGGGTGCCCTCCCCGTTGTCACCGTTACCGCCGAACACCGCAGCGAGGACTTGCAGAAAGCCCCGCTGGCGATTTCCGCGTTCGATGAAAACGCCCTTGAGGACAAGCAGATCAAGAGCATCCGCGACCTTTCCGGGCAGGTTCCGAACCTGACCCTCAGCCGCCAGTCGATCTCCTACAGCGCGCAGACTTACGGGATTCGTGGCATCGGCGAGACCGATCCGATCCAGGAAGCCGCCGTGGCGGTCTACGCCGATGACCTGTACATCCCCCGGGCGATTTCCTCGATGCTCGACTTCAACGACGTCGAGCGCGTCGAGGTCCTGCGTGGCCCCCAAGGCACGCTTTACGGGCGCAACAGCAGCGCCGGCGCGATCCGCGTGATCACCCGCGACCCGACCCAGGAAACCCGTGGTTTCTTCGAGCTTGGCGCCGGCAACTACAACGCCCGGAACGGTCGACTGCTGATCAGCGGCCCACTGGTAGACAACGCCCTGTTCGGCAGCTTTTCGGCGATTCGCCTGACCCGTGACGGCACCGTCTCCAACCCCACCCGCGGCGAGGACGTGAATAACGTCGACCTGCAGTCCTACCGCGGCAAGTTGCGTTTCAACCCCATCGATTCGCCCTGGGATGTGCAACTGACGCTGGCCGGCACTTTCGACCGCGGCGACACCACCAGCTATACCCCCTTCGATGCCGACGGCCACTTCGACAAGTTCAAGAGCTACAGCAGCCTCAATCCGAAGAACCGCCTCGATCAGGGCAGCTCGGTGCTGCGGGCGATCTACACCCTCGACGATCATCTGAGTTTCAAATCGGTGACTGCCTACTCAGCCTTCAACCAACCGGTGGACTATGACAATTCCGGGCAGGCGGCCCTCATTCAGAACAGCCTGATCACCTACAAGCAGGACTATGCCACCCAGGAGTTCCAGCTCAACGGCGACTACGACGATTTCAGCTTCAGCACCGGCCTGTACCTGTACCGGGAAAAATTCGATGCCGAGCGAGACAGCCTGACTTACTCGATTGCGCGCAACCGAGTGATCGGCCAGGGTCAATACAGCACGACCGATACCGAAAGTTATGCGTTGTATGGCCAGGGCAGTTACAAAGTCACGCAACAACTGTCGCTGATCGCCGGCCTACGGTTCACCCGCGAACACAAGAACTTCGACTACACCAACTACGTGGTCAACACCGACCGGCAGATCACCGGCACCAATTTCAGCGCCAACTCAAGCAAATCCTGGCAATCCACCAGCCCGAAACTCGGCTTCGAATACGCCTGGACGCCACACCTCAACCAGTACGCCTACGTCGCCAAAGGCTTCAAGGCCGGCGGCTACGACAACCGCGCGCCGACCCAGGCCGCCGCCGAGCAAGCATTCTCTCCCGAAGACGTGACCACCTGGGAAACCGGCTTCAAGGGCGACTTCTTCGACCGTCGCCTGCGCGCCAACCTCGCGCTGTTCTACAACGACTACAAGGACCTGCAAACCAACGCTTATGACCCGGCCCTGGGCGTCAGCCTGCGGACCAACGTGGGCCAGGCCCACACCTACGGCGTCGAATTGGAAACCCTCAGCGCGCTGACCAACGACCTGCAACTGACGTTCAACCTTGGCTACCTGCAAAGCCAATACGACGACTTCGAAAACGCCAGCGGCGCCGGGATCGATGCCAACGGCAAGCAACTGGTGTACTCGCCGCGCTGGAACACCAGTGTCGGCCTCAACTACACCATCCCGGCGGGTTTGCCCGGCACCTGGTTGGCTGGCACCGATGCGCAGTTCCAGACCAAGTCCTATGCCAATGCGCTGAACGACGACGTCCAGGAAATCCCCCAGCAGACCTTCTGGAACGCCAACACCCGCTACATCTCCGGCGACGGGCACTGGACGACCACACTGTCGGTGAAAAACCTGCTCGACCGCGCCTACCCGCAAGCGGTCGGTTATGTGCCCGCAAGCGGTGCTCGCTACTACTCCGTCAACGATCCGCGAACCCTTTTGTTGTCGGTGCGCTACGACCTCTGA
- a CDS encoding SDR family oxidoreductase, with translation MNDRSQKPVILITGGGRGIGAATALLAAEQGYDVVLTYIADEASALSVTAQVEAKGARALAVRADNADPAQVAELFATLDLRFGRIDVLVNNASILARQSRLEDIGFERMQRIFAVNTLGPMLCAQHATRRMAYRYGGRGGAVINISSASARLGSPNEYVDYAASKGAVETFTTGYAKEVAREGIRVNCVRPGHIYTQMHASGGEPGRVDRVKETIPMGRGGQPEEVARAILWLAGPQASFVTGTFLDVTGGK, from the coding sequence ATGAATGACCGTTCGCAAAAACCCGTGATCCTGATCACCGGAGGCGGGCGCGGGATCGGGGCGGCGACCGCCCTGCTGGCCGCTGAGCAAGGTTACGACGTCGTGCTGACCTATATCGCCGATGAGGCGTCGGCGTTGTCGGTGACAGCGCAAGTCGAGGCCAAGGGGGCCCGTGCCTTGGCGGTGCGTGCCGATAACGCCGACCCAGCCCAGGTCGCCGAACTCTTCGCCACCCTCGACCTGCGTTTCGGACGAATCGATGTGCTGGTCAACAACGCTTCGATATTGGCCCGCCAATCTCGCTTGGAGGATATTGGCTTCGAGCGCATGCAGCGAATCTTTGCGGTCAACACCTTGGGCCCGATGCTCTGCGCGCAACATGCGACCCGGCGCATGGCCTACCGTTATGGCGGGCGTGGCGGTGCGGTCATCAATATCTCTTCGGCGTCAGCCCGCCTCGGTAGCCCGAATGAATACGTGGACTACGCAGCGTCCAAGGGGGCGGTTGAAACGTTCACGACCGGTTATGCCAAGGAAGTGGCCCGGGAGGGCATTCGTGTCAACTGCGTTCGACCCGGGCATATCTATACCCAGATGCATGCGAGTGGGGGAGAGCCGGGCAGAGTCGACCGGGTGAAGGAGACGATCCCCATGGGCCGTGGCGGCCAGCCGGAGGAGGTGGCGCGGGCCATTCTCTGGTTGGCGGGGCCGCAGGCTTCGTTTGTGACGGGTACCTTTCTGGATGTGACCGGAGGGAAGTAG
- a CDS encoding D-isomer specific 2-hydroxyacid dehydrogenase family protein gives MSTLVIASQLDKDFNDVIRQRLEQTHPGAQVLDAPAGVPSDLPAEVSVLLARPINVRGYLAPDTPPPGWPYGLKWVQVVSSGIDFYPKWLFDGPPVSTSRGSAADNIAEFALASIFAAAKRLPDIWVHDSQWQFSALTPLKGSTLGILGFGAIGRSLAAKARALGIHVLALRQSQAPFEVEGVEAAKDIHQLFSRSDHLVLAAPLTDATRHIVNRAVLASAKPGLHLINIARGGLLDHGALLAALDDGTLGLASLDVTDPEPLPDGHPLYAHPRVHLSPHTSAISSNSRHEIADSFLANLERFVNGLALENQANVQRGY, from the coding sequence ACAAGTGCTCGACGCGCCGGCCGGCGTGCCAAGCGACCTGCCGGCCGAAGTCAGTGTGTTGCTGGCCCGGCCCATCAACGTGCGCGGCTACCTGGCGCCGGACACGCCACCGCCGGGCTGGCCCTACGGCCTGAAATGGGTCCAGGTGGTGTCTTCAGGCATCGACTTTTACCCCAAGTGGCTGTTCGATGGCCCGCCGGTGAGTACCTCCCGGGGCAGCGCCGCCGACAACATTGCCGAATTTGCCCTGGCGTCGATCTTCGCGGCGGCCAAACGCCTGCCGGACATCTGGGTGCACGACTCGCAATGGCAGTTCAGCGCCCTGACGCCACTCAAGGGCAGCACCCTGGGCATTCTCGGCTTTGGTGCGATTGGCCGCAGCCTGGCGGCCAAGGCCCGTGCCCTGGGCATCCACGTGCTGGCGTTGCGGCAAAGCCAGGCGCCGTTCGAAGTGGAAGGCGTCGAGGCCGCGAAGGACATCCACCAGCTGTTTTCGCGCTCCGATCACTTGGTACTGGCCGCGCCGCTGACCGATGCAACGCGGCATATCGTCAACCGTGCGGTGCTCGCCAGTGCCAAGCCGGGCTTGCACCTGATCAACATCGCCCGCGGCGGCCTGCTGGACCATGGGGCGTTGCTCGCGGCCCTGGACGATGGCACCCTCGGCCTGGCCTCACTGGACGTCACCGACCCCGAACCGCTGCCCGACGGCCATCCGCTCTACGCCCACCCCAGGGTGCACCTGTCGCCCCACACTTCGGCGATCTCCAGCAACAGCCGCCATGAAATAGCCGACAGCTTTCTGGCCAATCTTGAGCGCTTCGTGAACGGGTTGGCGTTGGAGAATCAGGCGAACGTACAACGCGGGTATTGA
- a CDS encoding DUF4132 domain-containing protein — protein MPSRRPVPEQATRLAALRAFCDRALDDYPELSQHDEFEPDFWDDIDFLRLADDWVRQHPEDGPKALADGFVFPTVWDDLEDRRDQQRYGLQYRLCDAWVTAHPDAYALEQICARLRHMLQFAFEDSDYPLPTDEDGPAYYRRSPDQAWAFPDVQACIQRLSDYPSTPAWQTFAEWLLDGSWNREQPPSTPGGEQRKIADAYIYGHKEIRRIALGLMEAGRLDYPRFVRAANTWGRAMMFYSDDSGLDSDDVDLNRYVDEDFDEDDSNDDDPQDSDDESSQLDDAPTEVPSELANFTVRYVEDALAGLPDDAERLADTFRSVEVYQTRWLLQALAVIERLGMTPDDFDSFGDTAAVLQCFLLLQDLPKDQSAALLAALFGFSRNTLLTALPYAGQASRVVLDALGWSDLHAFQREYLNIALAPRSGWGTDLPNTLDETVGVVDRYLLDKALAEADPDHLREYLAALEPSHWAFPETRVLLDAYQGIGRAALEKKLTRHAQAAMRIYGVLPVKDADDVRQRYLTLKKLHKEVRKYGAERQANSHAAVHAGLENLARVAGYPSAIRLEWAMESEIAESALTAATIDGYDVTLVIDGLSPTLHICKAAKTLKTAPPAIRKNADFIALKTQQTQLKEQIGRFCRTLEAMMSSGETLALDDLKPLLKMPAVRLLLEQLIVQADEAALGWLDVATLTVTDLEGRQHVAEKTLRIAHPFHLFTAGQLSAWQKDVVIHRRVQPFKQAFRELYLLTPAERDTGLWSNRFAGHRLKAKVAARLLQVRNWSTSSVEDIYYESKEHGIYALFNFLDTGHYLSETEHFTFDTIAFHRDHKAIPLEQVPPLLFSEVMRDADLLVSVAHAADDYSTSHETVQRRAELVGELIQGLGLRNVKCEGHFLHITGQRANYRIHLGSAAIHIEPGNYLCIVPAGSHVTDFYLPFADTDKKMAEVLSKMFLLLDDMNITDSLILEQIQRGG, from the coding sequence ATGCCGTCACGCCGTCCTGTGCCTGAACAAGCCACACGCCTCGCAGCACTGCGAGCATTCTGTGATAGAGCGCTGGATGACTATCCCGAGCTCAGCCAGCATGACGAATTCGAGCCCGATTTCTGGGACGATATCGACTTCCTGCGCCTGGCCGATGACTGGGTCAGGCAGCATCCCGAGGATGGACCCAAGGCACTGGCTGATGGTTTTGTGTTCCCGACCGTTTGGGACGATCTGGAGGACCGCCGCGATCAACAGCGCTACGGTCTGCAATATCGACTCTGCGATGCCTGGGTCACGGCTCACCCGGATGCCTATGCGCTGGAGCAGATCTGCGCGCGACTGCGGCACATGCTGCAATTTGCCTTCGAGGACAGTGACTATCCACTGCCCACTGACGAAGATGGCCCCGCCTATTACCGAAGAAGTCCGGACCAGGCCTGGGCCTTCCCCGATGTTCAGGCCTGCATCCAGCGCCTGAGCGATTACCCGTCCACCCCGGCCTGGCAGACCTTCGCCGAATGGTTGCTGGACGGCAGCTGGAACCGCGAGCAGCCCCCTTCGACGCCGGGCGGTGAACAAAGGAAAATCGCCGATGCATACATCTACGGGCACAAGGAAATCAGGCGCATCGCCCTGGGCCTGATGGAAGCGGGTCGCCTCGATTACCCGCGCTTCGTCCGGGCGGCCAATACCTGGGGCCGCGCCATGATGTTCTACTCAGACGACAGCGGACTGGACAGCGACGATGTGGACCTGAACCGGTACGTCGATGAAGATTTCGACGAAGACGACTCAAACGACGATGACCCGCAAGACAGCGATGATGAGTCATCTCAGCTTGACGACGCCCCCACCGAAGTGCCCTCGGAACTGGCGAACTTCACCGTTCGTTACGTCGAGGACGCCCTGGCTGGATTGCCCGATGACGCCGAGAGGCTGGCTGACACCTTCCGCTCGGTCGAGGTGTATCAGACCCGCTGGTTGCTGCAGGCCTTGGCGGTCATCGAACGACTGGGCATGACGCCGGACGACTTTGACAGCTTCGGCGATACGGCCGCGGTGCTCCAATGCTTCCTGCTGCTTCAGGATTTGCCCAAAGACCAATCGGCAGCGCTGCTCGCGGCGTTGTTCGGCTTTTCAAGAAATACCCTGCTGACCGCCCTGCCCTACGCCGGACAAGCCAGCCGGGTGGTGCTCGATGCGCTCGGCTGGAGCGATCTGCACGCCTTCCAGCGTGAATACCTGAACATTGCCCTGGCACCTCGATCCGGCTGGGGCACCGACCTGCCCAATACGCTGGATGAAACCGTGGGTGTGGTGGACCGCTACCTGCTGGACAAGGCGCTGGCCGAGGCCGACCCAGACCACCTGCGCGAGTACCTCGCGGCGCTCGAACCCTCGCATTGGGCATTTCCCGAGACCCGTGTGCTGCTCGACGCCTACCAGGGCATCGGTCGAGCGGCGCTGGAAAAGAAGTTGACCCGCCATGCACAGGCGGCCATGCGCATCTATGGTGTACTGCCCGTCAAGGATGCGGACGACGTACGCCAACGCTATCTGACACTCAAGAAACTGCACAAAGAGGTGCGCAAGTACGGCGCTGAACGCCAGGCCAACTCCCACGCAGCGGTGCACGCAGGCCTGGAAAACCTGGCGCGTGTCGCCGGCTACCCCTCGGCGATTCGCCTGGAATGGGCCATGGAATCGGAGATCGCCGAGTCCGCCCTGACCGCCGCCACCATCGATGGCTATGACGTCACCCTCGTCATCGACGGTTTGTCACCCACGTTGCACATCTGCAAGGCCGCAAAGACGCTCAAGACCGCACCGCCAGCGATTCGCAAGAACGCAGACTTCATCGCCCTCAAAACGCAGCAGACCCAGCTCAAGGAGCAGATCGGCCGCTTCTGCCGCACCCTGGAAGCGATGATGAGCAGCGGCGAAACCCTGGCCCTGGACGACCTGAAGCCGCTGTTGAAAATGCCCGCCGTTCGCCTGCTGCTGGAACAACTGATCGTGCAGGCCGACGAGGCTGCGCTGGGCTGGCTCGATGTCGCAACGCTGACGGTGACTGACCTAGAAGGCCGCCAACACGTCGCTGAAAAGACCCTGCGTATCGCTCACCCTTTTCATCTGTTCACGGCAGGGCAACTGTCGGCCTGGCAGAAAGACGTGGTGATCCATCGCCGCGTGCAGCCGTTCAAACAGGCCTTTCGCGAGTTGTACCTGCTCACACCGGCCGAGCGAGACACCGGCCTGTGGTCCAACCGCTTTGCCGGCCACCGCCTGAAAGCCAAAGTCGCCGCCCGGTTGCTACAGGTCCGCAACTGGTCGACCTCCAGCGTCGAGGACATCTATTACGAGAGCAAAGAGCACGGCATTTATGCCTTGTTCAACTTTCTGGATACCGGTCATTACCTCTCGGAAACAGAACACTTTACCTTCGACACGATTGCGTTCCACCGCGACCACAAAGCCATCCCTCTTGAGCAAGTACCGCCGCTGCTGTTCTCGGAAGTCATGCGTGACGCCGACCTGCTGGTCTCCGTGGCCCACGCCGCAGACGACTACAGCACCAGCCACGAAACCGTGCAACGACGCGCCGAACTGGTCGGCGAGCTGATTCAAGGGCTAGGGCTGCGAAACGTTAAATGCGAAGGGCATTTTCTGCACATTACCGGTCAGCGTGCGAACTACCGCATTCATCTGGGCAGCGCCGCCATCCATATCGAACCCGGCAATTACCTGTGCATCGTGCCCGCAGGCAGCCACGTCACGGACTTCTACCTGCCGTTCGCCGACACCGACAAGAAAATGGCCGAGGTGCTGAGCAAGATGTTTCTGTTGCTGGATGACATGAACATCACCGATAGCCTGATCCTGGAGCAAATACAGCGCGGCGGCTGA
- a CDS encoding LysR substrate-binding domain-containing protein, whose translation MQLYGVQSTALRYFLEVARCGSISEASVRLNVAASAVSRQIAKLELALDASLFERRARGMVLSEAGVRLAAYARKSQLEAEQVVLEITELHGLQRGHVHVACSEGFALEYMPRTISAFRREYQGIHFTLEVCAPAEATEKVRSGEADLAMTFSLTPQKEIKVEHVLSGAIFAVVSNAHPLAGREAVSLAELQPWPIALPKADTTIRQLFDICCGVQGLLFDPVLTTNYVASLYSFVREEGGISLASEMTLHKQVADKALQCLPILDEGMHARRIELQSMAGRNLPAAVCAFRDFLIADLAKARL comes from the coding sequence ATGCAGCTGTATGGTGTGCAGTCCACGGCACTGCGCTATTTTCTTGAAGTGGCGCGATGCGGATCGATCAGCGAAGCCTCGGTACGGCTGAACGTCGCGGCGTCAGCGGTGAGCCGGCAGATTGCCAAGCTTGAATTGGCCCTGGATGCCAGCCTGTTCGAGCGTCGTGCCCGGGGCATGGTGCTGAGCGAGGCGGGGGTACGACTGGCGGCTTATGCGCGCAAGTCGCAGCTTGAGGCCGAGCAGGTGGTGCTGGAAATTACCGAGCTGCATGGCTTGCAACGAGGTCATGTGCATGTGGCCTGCTCGGAAGGCTTTGCGCTGGAGTACATGCCCAGGACCATCAGCGCGTTCCGGCGTGAGTATCAGGGCATTCATTTCACGTTGGAGGTCTGTGCGCCTGCCGAAGCGACCGAGAAGGTTCGTTCCGGCGAAGCCGATCTGGCGATGACCTTCAGCCTGACGCCGCAAAAGGAAATCAAGGTCGAACATGTCCTGAGCGGGGCGATTTTTGCCGTGGTCTCCAACGCCCATCCTTTGGCCGGACGTGAAGCGGTCAGCCTCGCTGAGTTGCAACCCTGGCCCATTGCGTTACCCAAGGCCGACACCACGATACGGCAACTGTTCGACATCTGTTGCGGTGTACAGGGCTTGTTGTTCGACCCGGTGTTGACCACTAATTACGTTGCCTCGCTCTATAGCTTCGTCCGCGAAGAGGGGGGTATCAGCCTGGCCAGCGAAATGACCTTGCACAAGCAGGTGGCGGACAAGGCACTGCAATGCTTGCCGATCCTCGATGAAGGCATGCATGCGCGGCGCATCGAACTGCAAAGCATGGCTGGACGCAATCTACCGGCAGCGGTTTGTGCATTCAGGGATTTTCTGATTGCGGATCTGGCGAAAGCCAGGCTCTGA